The following is a genomic window from Bactrocera tryoni isolate S06 chromosome 2, CSIRO_BtryS06_freeze2, whole genome shotgun sequence.
AGATGACGATGGTGCTAAATTGGCCGCCGAAGGAAATGCAGGCGATCCCAGTTCATCTCACTTAAATTGCGCGAACTGCTCCGATTCCGTTGTAGAAGGCAAGCAATCTTCATTGAAACACGCGTGCCTCCCCGGCCGCTTGACAACTGCCACTTTGCTGGCAGGTGTAAGCGAAGGCGGCGGTGGATGGGCGTGTGCGAATTCAATTGTGTTTACCTTGATTAACAAGCATTTTGTGATTTCTTTTCGGTTGGCATTTGACTTGTGCGCGAGTTGAGCGCTTTCATTAACGGCTTAATGGCCAATACTAAGTAGTTTCACTAGTGTTACTGCAATTTTCACCAATCAATAGTAAAAGTGTTAAAATGTATAAATCTATCCGAAAAGTCTCATCCGCACAGAGTTTATAAGCATTATTTGTATCAAGGAATAGTTTCAATTGTGTAACGCTAGTGATAACTGCAAACCGCGCAGTTCCCTTGAGTAATACCCTAACTGTTGACTTAACTTGAAGATGCATTCTGCTTTTTGTTCAAATTCACGTCATCTGCTTGTCTTCATCAttcatcaaacaaaaacaaagtcaaAATCACAACCAACTCCACCAAATCACGCTGAGTTGAAAATCGTTTCGATCTAAGAAAAATGAACAATCTTCACCATTGCCACACTACACTACTTCGCCAACGCATTTGCTCGTTTCGCTTGCTTGCGCTATGTATCTAGCTGTGACAGTGGTTGCATCCGTGCGAAAACTaaactaaacaaattaattatgaaaaccataaactaaaaaaaatatgagaaaacaaaaaaaactaactgaAGCAAATTTTTGAAGCATTTTTCTTTGTTGGTATTAATTGCGTCAGAAATGTTTGGAAACTAACAAAATTGCGAAATTGCCACTTACTTGTATGATGTGAAACGAaatgtgttttaatttttcagatGTCTCCACCCGCGAACCTCGGCATGCTGGCGGCGCAGCGCACAAACTCCCAAAGCTCAGCGGCGCCGACAACGTCAATGGGCACGTCCCTGTCGCATCCGTCACAACACAAACGGAGCCTGTCGTTCAACCACCACCTCAGCTACAATCAATACACGCACAGTCAGCCTCCACCACCTCATCATCATCTTCCACCACCACAACCAAATCCACAAAATCATCCGGTGGCACCAAACCACAAATCAAGTTTAGCCCCGACATCGAGCAATTTTTCAAAGAGCCAGTACCTAGCAGCAGTGGGGGGAAGCACAAGCGCAAAGATAGGAAACACAAGAGGTGAGCGATCTTTCCTATACCATGTGCTTCTTATAACATTGGTTTAAACTTTAGCTAATTGGAGTATAACGAATCTGCGTCCAGCACCGCCTCTGCGCCCCAATTTACTAAATGCGACGACGCAAAGCGGCAGTGGCGTCACCAGCGGTAGCGGAAGCGCCAACGCGTTGGCTAGCTACTGCAGCGGCCGACGAACGCAGCCAACTTTCGAGGAGGATGTGCTGGTTTTGAGAGTTTTTGAAGGCTATTGTGCTGCCTACCAGAACACCACACGCAACACTATACATTCGGGTAAGTGCTCCACACACACTGTTCCCTCGCACTTATTTCTCATTGGTAGTACTTAATCATACTGCACATTGCTTAGAGGTGGGTGcatctgttaatttttttttaactctcaCCTCATTTCACTATTGCTTgtggttttgttgtttgtttggagAACTCTGTATaaacgttttgttttttttttttgccattttgcaCACAAAGTGCGTGCGTGAAGACTTTGAGTGAAGTACTGTGGCGCCTGCGCAGTGTTCAGTTCCTCTCAGTGTGCTCACATACGTGTTTTCGTTTTCTGCTTCATGTGGGTTTCATAATTACTGCtcgtaagtttttttttggagttttgTTCGACAAAACAGAAACACTTGTATATTCTTTGGTTGcattgaaaacatatttacatataccgctactaaaatatttgacaaaaactaaaacaacaactgcaattGAAATTCTTCATTGGAAAAACGTATCGAAAAGTGTGGTTTCACAATTGAATCATGATTCGCAAAGGGGCGTAATGATAATTAGAATAACAGtaacagttttatttaaatacattgcTTAATTATTACATAAGTTAATTAATATCGctaattagtaaataaaataatctttAGTTTTACATATTGGATTAGACTAAGTAAAGCtgtttttactttatttgaaACTAGTTGTTAACTAATATTAATCCACCatttagtatacatacatatatatgattaaAGCTAGTATTAAAACATTAATAATACCCATTTGTCTACACTAATCCAcaaataaaaacacacacaaaccaGGAGCTCCCGAAAAAGAAATAGAGAAGCCCGAAATCGTTGTAACGAATAAAtgctattttagtttttttaatttaatattaattggaaaatgtacatatatatttaaaatgcctacggttttatttaaaattttcgtttatgGTTTCATTGGAATTACAATTACATGCCCCTGATATCACATGTTTCGTTTCGGTATATACTAGACCATCATTTTGGGTTGTTGTCATACTGGTGTTTCATTATGTTCCTACTTGCCCACCTATGGTATTTTCTGTCCTATTAATGTACTCAGTTGTCACTGCCCATGTagagaaaaattaattgataataATCATAATCAGGATCCATCCATCCAGCATGAAAAATACCTGCAGGATCCCTAATCCACTGGATGGAATTCTAGCAATTTCACCTCACAGTTACCTGTAAACCCCAGCCTCTCCATAAATGATTATGTTGGAAACATGTTTTTACCGCTATTAACTGCTTACGTATACCGTTAAGATTTATTTACTCTTCTAAGTATCTATACAATGCAGTTCCAATAAAAGCGGACTCCTTTAGCCTAAACTCGCTTCTGAGTTTGCCTAGCACCACTCTGCCATTTCAACTCAGAATTCCATTTAAACAATGTACATAATTTAGACTATTAATTAATGTTGTGCatatttatcgaaaaaaatagtttaccTTTTAACTTCTTACTTATCCCGCTGTTCAAACATCTCCACAGAATACTCTGCTCCTATTAATAATTGCGGCTGCGtgaattattttcacttattgtACTATATTGTTTGTTTAACCCACCGCTCATGTAATAttacttttgtgttttttgttgttttgggaTTTTGTGGTGTTTTGGTTACCTTATGCTTATTTAATTACGCTTTGTTGTCAATTGTCGACTCACTTTAGAGTCTCACCTTGTTTTGACTTCTGTTGTCTCCAGTTATTGTGTTGGTTTTCGCCTTTTTTCGTTCTTCGATTTCATTTCTCTCTTTGTCTTTCTCTCTTCCCCGCActcttttacacatttttgttcCGACCCATTTAGCACTGCAACCGTGGACGCCCTGCTTGCCGATACGCGGCGGAAAGCTGCAGACCAGCAAAACCTTTTCAACATCAAATCCACAACTGCCACACCTGTGCAATACAGGCGTCCCATTTCCGGGCAACAGCGGCGCGACTAACCAACAAAATTCCACAAACAGCCTGAATTCCTCGTACATTTGGCGGGAGGCGAGTCCAAACTATTTCAATCTATATTCTAGTTCAGTTTCATCGttgaatgcaacaacaacaggagtAAGCGGCGGTGCGAATGCCGGTGGCTACCGCTATTCACTTTCTGGCGCCACCACCACAAATGCCGGCAGTGGCCCTTCTAGTCTGCCAATATACGAACGTGCACTCTCAGAGGAGCGCGCAACCCGTAAATCACTCAATCGCATGAAGAGCGGCTTTGGTTCGGGATATGATAACATTTTTATGACACCACTGTTGCCACGCAAGAACAAACCATCTCCTAAGCTCGTGAAAAATAGCTACCAAACCCACCAGCGGTCTCCACCGCCTTCGTCTACATCGTTGCGCAATCGTAGCGATTCGGAACGACTCGACTTAACACCTCTAACGATTACGGAGCAGGAGCCGCCACCTCAGCGACAGTTACAAAAGCAACAGCGTCCACCAGCGCCAGGTCTTTACGACCGCCGCTTGAATCGTTCCTTTGAGACGACGGTTTCCCATCGTTACGCCGGCTACGGCGGCGGATACATAATGTCCGGCTACGGCCCGTCCACCGGCTATAAAACGACACCACTGCGACGCAGCACACCGCAATTAGCCGGCGGTGAAGATGTGGTTGACAACGGGCGAGACAGCGACGACGTCGAGGACGGACCGCATGGCTGTAGCGCTGCACTGTTGCGCAACGGTAGTAGCGTGGGAAATTGCACAGCCGGCGATCATGAGGCGAGCACCAGCGCAGACGGCGACAGCCAACGTCATTCGGGCAGCTGGTGTTGCGGTAATTTTGTTATGAAGCAATGGCGCAAAATGAACAATTATTGATTGTTAGGTGGCTGCATAGAGACGCTTAATGCACGCTTGCTGACAGCGTGTTTACTAGCGCCGTCAGCGCTGTCATATCGCTGCTGCTCATTTCTAATTTGCTGCATTTTGCGTGCTGCTTCTCTTGTGCTGAGCCACAGCcgttagttaattaattttttgttgtgcaAGCGCTACAGTTAAattagctaaatgtgtatgtagtGGATAAGTCagattttgtatatgtatgtcttagTATTAGTTGTAGGCATACTATTCGGTGATAGAGGCTTCGCGCATGCGCAGAACAGAAGTAAAAGTTTGTATTGACTTTTATGACACAAAATTGAATTTAGCTATAACGTTTGATACacttaaactaaaatatatatacatatatatgtatatatttttattatattgacaATTAAGAGAATCGGGCCATCGCAATAgctttatttttgcttatatttattCACATATTGTGTTTTAATATGCATACGGTTTGGTTTTGTAAATATTCAAGTTTAAAGTTGCTATCCACTTTTTACATTTATGAAATGTATGCCTTACATAATATATGACCTATACAATAAGTTAATAcacttaatttataaataatatttttatactatgtAAATTTCCAAACATGCATTAATTGAAatctattatacatatttacgtatgtatgtatgtatgtgtgtatacttGGAGCAGTTGTTACTCATATTATTTCGTATGAAGAGAATCAGTTCGAACTTTTGACAAAGCCGGAGTCAgtcttaaattttataattcattcttaaattaaattaattattatttaaataatttaatgaaattagtaGCTCAGTTAGGTTTCCAAAACCGCTTTCCGAAACATCCcagttttaatgaaattgaatactcaaagaaaatctttttttttttttgcattaaattatgtTGACAGtgcaaaaaaagttatattctGCTCTCTGTTAAACTTAACCTCCAAACCCCTGAATGAATAAATGTGAGAAATTAGTAAAATGCATTTCTAGCCAAATATCTACGTTTTATAGCCAAACTGAGACTGTCTGAACAATTGTACAATACGTATCAATATAATTGAATATACCCGTTAATTCTAAATGCTGCTCGCATTGCTTGCCCTTTGCCATAAGTGACCTATACGCAGTTGCCACATTTTAGGATAATTCGTTCTGCCGCAGCGAATGCGGTCAACTGAGAAACTCAGCCCCAATGATTTAACAATTTATTGAGATGATtgactttcaatattttttattgatagatattgatatttttattgactatGTGCAGCACTATGTGCTCTGTATGACAGGCAAGCAG
Proteins encoded in this region:
- the LOC120769709 gene encoding rho guanine nucleotide exchange factor 7 isoform X3; translated protein: MSQPLIVQAEYSFKGGNNDELCFKKGDLITVTQREEGGWWEGTLNDKTGWFPSNYVNEYKAPLPLTETIRPPEEIQEYRSVVLKDLLDSERAHVAEVQGLLENFLEPLQQAQILTADEYAQLMCNFVEVVKTHDELLKQMEECNDRVGKLFLTKAPHMKLVHQAYCAAHPKAIVILDKHKDELEKYMERQGAASPGLLVLTTGLSKPFRRLDKYSAMLQELERHMESSHPDRGDTQRSVAVYKDIAAACSATRRQKELELQVLTGPVRGWQGQELSTLGDIIHMGSVAVGPDHRDRYFVLFPQTLLILSVSQRMSAFIYEGKLPLTGIIVNRLDDSDTVKNAFEINGPLIERIVAVCQGPNEANRWVELLTSANPTMPIGIKRQLSNLSNKSMSGSSSGHAPQPPPHMSPPANLGMLAAQRTNSQSSAAPTTSMGTSLSHPSQHKRSLSFNHHLSYNQYTHSQPPPPHHHLPPPQPNPQNHPVAPNHKSSLAPTSSNFSKSQYLAAVGGSTSAKIGNTRANWSITNLRPAPPLRPNLLNATTQSGSGVTSGSGSANALASYCSGRRTQPTFEEDVLVLRVFEGYCAAYQNTTRNTIHSALQPWTPCLPIRGGKLQTSKTFSTSNPQLPHLCNTGVPFPGNSGATNQQNSTNSLNSSYIWREASPNYFNLYSSSVSSLNATTTGVSGGANAGGYRYSLSGATTTNAGSGPSSLPIYERALSEERATRKSLNRMKSGFGSGYDNIFMTPLLPRKNKPSPKLVKNSYQTHQRSPPPSSTSLRNRSDSERLDLTPLTITEQEPPPQRQLQKQQRPPAPGLYDRRLNRSFETTVSHRYAGYGGGYIMSGYGPSTGYKTTPLRRSTPQLAGGEDVVDNGRDSDDVEDGPHGCSAALLRNDGDSQRHSGSWCCGLENEDMTPTLRQLWTAIRQMQQEMSQMKLQMNEERALRTSLQQLLMQHLEAGSAVSNTPKC
- the LOC120769709 gene encoding rho guanine nucleotide exchange factor 7 isoform X1; amino-acid sequence: MSQPLIVQAEYSFKGGNNDELCFKKGDLITVTQREEGGWWEGTLNDKTGWFPSNYVNEYKAPLPLTETIRPPEEIQEYRSVVLKDLLDSERAHVAEVQGLLENFLEPLQQAQILTADEYAQLMCNFVEVVKTHDELLKQMEECNDRVGKLFLTKAPHMKLVHQAYCAAHPKAIVILDKHKDELEKYMERQGAASPGLLVLTTGLSKPFRRLDKYSAMLQELERHMESSHPDRGDTQRSVAVYKDIAAACSATRRQKELELQVLTGPVRGWQGQELSTLGDIIHMGSVAVGPDHRDRYFVLFPQTLLILSVSQRMSAFIYEGKLPLTGIIVNRLDDSDTVKNAFEINGPLIERIVAVCQGPNEANRWVELLTSANPTMPIGIKRQLSNLSNKSMSGSSSGHAPQPPPHMSPPANLGMLAAQRTNSQSSAAPTTSMGTSLSHPSQHKRSLSFNHHLSYNQYTHSQPPPPHHHLPPPQPNPQNHPVAPNHKSSLAPTSSNFSKSQYLAAVGGSTSAKIGNTRANWSITNLRPAPPLRPNLLNATTQSGSGVTSGSGSANALASYCSGRRTQPTFEEDVLVLRVFEGYCAAYQNTTRNTIHSALQPWTPCLPIRGGKLQTSKTFSTSNPQLPHLCNTGVPFPGNSGATNQQNSTNSLNSSYIWREASPNYFNLYSSSVSSLNATTTGVSGGANAGGYRYSLSGATTTNAGSGPSSLPIYERALSEERATRKSLNRMKSGFGSGYDNIFMTPLLPRKNKPSPKLVKNSYQTHQRSPPPSSTSLRNRSDSERLDLTPLTITEQEPPPQRQLQKQQRPPAPGLYDRRLNRSFETTVSHRYAGYGGGYIMSGYGPSTGYKTTPLRRSTPQLAGGEDVVDNGRDSDDVEDGPHGCSAALLRNGSSVGNCTAGDHEASTSADGDSQRHSGSWCCGNFVMKQWRKMNNY